In Temnothorax longispinosus isolate EJ_2023e chromosome 2, Tlon_JGU_v1, whole genome shotgun sequence, one DNA window encodes the following:
- the LOC139808421 gene encoding small integral membrane protein 8, translated as MWCGPWTTEEGECKTLQLKDNAMNKNKNTRETTPGDGLRSLRSTTLFRAVNFELYTKPNKTIMILGVIAMLGCSGYIFYMNFNQKRNDYRTLVKSDDTVVLVKKASKWTE; from the exons ATGTGGTGTGGACCGTGGACGACTGAGGAAGGTGAATGTAAAACTTTGCAGCTGAAAGATAACgcgatgaataaaaataaaaatactcgtGAAACAACGCCAGGTGATGGTTTACGATCATTACGGAGCACTACGTTATTCCGCGCCGTTAATTTCGAGTTGTATACCAAGCCG AACAAAACCATTATGATTCTCGGTGTTATAGCAATGTTGGGCTGTTCaggatacatattttatatgaattttaatcaaaagagGAACGATTATCGTACTTTAGTTAAATCAGACGACACTGTGGTATTAGTGAAAAAAGCATCCAAGTGGACGGAGTAA
- the Dnali1 gene encoding axonemal dynein light intermediate polypeptide 1, with amino-acid sequence MATAIKDQRTIPAVDTLVKYDNPVLITTHPEKIRKDSALAKVGIAACKIQTTSASADTRRETIEILNRILPPKEWEEDGQIWTQRVSSTPATRLDVINLQEQLDMRLQQRQARETGICPVRRQLYAQCFDELIRQVTVNCAERGLLLLRVRDEIKMTLAAYQTLYQSSIAFGMRKALQAEQGKENLINTAEELRLQKIDLEKTVAELRLKYDQSEKRSAELREAEEKKHMEEVQFLKKTNLQLKTQLEGIIASKK; translated from the exons ATGGCGACAGCAATCAAAGATCAACGCACAATTCCCGCTGTGGACACGCTGGTCAAGTATGATAATCCAGTTTTGATTACGACTCATCCAGAGAAG ATACGTAAGGATTCAGCATTGGCAAAAGTCGGTATAGCTGCTTGCAAAATTCAAACAACCTCAGCTTCAGCTGATACACGACGGGAaactattgaaattttaaatagaattttaccGCCGAAGGAATGGGAAGAGGATGGCCAGATATGGACTCAACGt GTGTCGAGTACTCCCGCAACACGATTAGACGTGATAAATTTACAAGAGCAACTTGATATGCGATTGCAACAAAGACAGGCCAGAGAAACCGGTATTTGTCCCGTTCGTAGGCAGCTCTATGCCCAATGTTTCG ATGAATTAATACGGCAAGTAACTGTAAACTGTGCCGAACGTGGATTACTTTTATTGCGAGTAAGGGATGAAATCAAAATGACATTAGCCGCGTACCAGACATTGTATCAAAGTAGCATCGCTTTCGGGATGCGTAAAGCGCTGCAA GCCGAGCAAGGTAaggaaaatttgattaatacaGCCGAGGAATTGagattacaaaaaattgatttggAGAAAACGGTTGCGGAATTAAGGCTCAAGTATGATCAGTCTGAGAAAAGATCGGCCGAATTAAGGGAAgcggaggaaaaaaaacacatGGAAGAAGTGCAGTTTCTTAAAAAGACAAACTTGCAATTaaag acGCAATTGGAAGGTATAATTGCATCAAAAAAGTGA
- the Got1 gene encoding aspartate aminotransferase, cytoplasmic isoform X1: protein MNTRFTGIELGPPIEVFALQKAFVDDTYENKVNLTIGAYRTNEGKPWVLPVVRKVEKSLAADDLQNHEYLPVLGLEAFSEAATSMLLGATSPVIAQGRAFGIQSLSGTGALRVAAEFFSRILHYDTFYYSKPSWDYVLAENHRLVFTNGGFKNAREYTYWDEKTHNIDLEGMLRDLRDAPKNAVIILHSCAHNPTGCDPTPEQWTKIADVIQEKQLFPLFDSAYQGFASGDLDKDAYAVRMFAERGIEFICTQSFAKNFGLYNERVGNIVFVLADTKEIVQIKSQLTLIIRGMYSNPPNHGARIVATVLRNPELFEEWKDHIRTMSSRIKQMRVGLHHRLLNVGTPGRWDHIIQQIGMFSYTGLTEKQVQHLRDHYHIYMLRSGRINMCGLNENNLDYVANAINETIKLFPEAQNDCTC, encoded by the exons CTTATCGTACTAACGAAGGTAAACCATGGGTTCTACCAGTTGTAAGAAAGGTAGAAAAGTCACTTGCAGCCGATGATTTACAAAATCATGAATATTTGCCAGTTCTTGGGTTAGAAGCGTTTAGCGAAGCTGCTACGAGTATGTTATTAGGTGCAACGTCTCCTGTTATTGCCCAAGGGCGTGCCTTTGGTATTCAGTCGCTTTCCGGTACTGGAGCACTGCGTGTTGCTGCTGAATTTTTCAGTCGTATTCTACATTACGATACCTTTTATTATAGTAAACCTTCCTGGG ATTATGTGCTGGCAGAAAATCACAGACTGGTATTTACTAATGGAGGATTTAAAAATGCTCGCGAATATACATATTGGGATGAAAAGACTCATAACATCGATTTAGAAGGAATGCTCCGTGATTTACGAGATGCTCCAAAAAATGCTGTAATTATTCTACATTCGTGTGCACATAATCCCACTGGATGCGATCCAACTCCGGAGCAATGGACTAAAATAGCTGATGTCATACAGGAAAAACAACTTTTTCCACTATTCGACAGTGCATATCAG GGTTTTGCAAGTGGAGATTTAGACAAAGATGCATATGCTGTACGAATGTTTGCCGAACGGGGAATCGAATTCATCTGTACGCaaagttttgcaaaaaattttggattatACAACGAAAGAGTTGGTAACATCGTGTTTGTGTTGGCCGATACGAAGGAGATAGTTCAAATTAAATCACAATTAACGTTAATTATCCGAGGAATGTATAGCAATCCTCCTAATCACGGTGCTCGAATTGTTGCGACTGTACTGAGGAATCCAGAGCTCTTTGAGGAATG GAAAGATCATATTAGAACAATGTCTAGTAGAATTAAACAAATGAGAGTAGGCTTGCATCATAGACTGCTCAACGTAGGTACCCCAGGTCGTTGGGATCATATTATTCAGCAAATTGGAATGTTTTCATATACAGGACTCACTG AGAAACAAGTGCAGCATCTAAGAGATCATTATCACATTTATATGTTACGCAGTGGGCGTATCAATATGTGCGGActcaatgaaaataatttggatTATGTGGCAAACGCAATTAATGAAACGATAAAGCTGTTTCCAGAAGCACAGAACGACTGTACGTGTTAA
- the LOC139808405 gene encoding uncharacterized protein isoform X1: MPGCAAVGCNNRSEKGYIMKCFPRDPKLRKIWQDCVARADWEPSNNSFLCHVHFEPKEWSVTENGRIRLKKNAIPSIFTVTSTRKSAKKRFKLTTAKNENVCENDYMTESLENDTEHSSIGRLEEKDSDSQDVDNPIPSIPSFVYQQANHSPIKIENKQAFYGQYIDIMNDLQQENIIIISDDNNMEMESNAKENDAGKASAENKKTVGDFIANINSTGNQNETVAVKTEIKRDIDQVFDDTYDEIEEKLKQICDGHREENNISNMEVELDSISRNRKGTLEKPVMQMPFHKSINYKYSSRNERGEMLTDNRDNIEIIFGSESGEDVARVPRCTFYNSGTTDVDKLDQRATNGAYIVDNKEIDETCGYTEEAFSRENVYVASNLKTAVKCKRRTREKVMKSIKRSVQNASFPDTNSMSNSDTSDIVEVENEVRKKLNVGSERARYNKDNDIISDTTKFTVKVTGDREDVFDIMQDLFQDTKDFTIEEHKQEDNTYLQQKNNAPVTSIITIDDYPIERTSTDKRNNDIFPPSIAPRDNDQVSFVLSTSKNDECLTTRLLPPHMDEEKGLDINNAIDSVIEHATTNVYTNKCEDKKLQEKVKLQETVIGQLSNQLILLKDLEKKLQNKNLVLKARTKKVERKMNDVNKSTNGTPSSTSNKQTDMRQRLIYDLSNRMSNLEETNKNLMKTITIECQQKRQLESQIKQRDKRIKELNWKLEKASKYLERAEKNTNTYKRKMLNMQTFMRRKKLLDGNTSRFHEIMIDNMKEDYSERVITMAIEIKEICGTNGYNKLLNYGFPLPALSVLQALPSDRISDSSKTNNKIRQVISLKQNTNEERDTQPMESDVEIYTQYHHAENATPLCGEILMDNTETVTGTVQDIFEESNDDVDDFSTNELKEHFILQLNAVM, encoded by the coding sequence ATGCCAGGTTGTGCGGCTGTTGGTTGCAACAATCGCAGCGAAAAAGGATACATAATGAAATGTTTCCCTCGCGATCCAAAATTGAGAAAGATCTGGCAGGATTGCGTCGCAAGAGCCGATTGGGAACCATCTAACAATTCCTTTCTGTGTCACGTGCATTTTGAACCTAAGGAATGGTCTGTAACCGAAAATGGTAGAATCAGACTAAAGAAGAATGCCATCCCATCTATCTTCACTGTAACGTCAACTAGAAAATCTGCCAAAAAGCGTTTCAAGTTAACCACGGCCAAGAATGAAAACGTATGTGAAAACGATTATATGACAGAGTCTTTGGAAAATGATACTGAACATTCGTCGATTGGCCGCTTGGAAGAAAAGGATTCTGATTCGCAGGATGTCGATAATCCTATACCATCTATACCGTCGTTCGTATATCAACAAGCAAATCATTCTCcaataaagatagaaaataaacAAGCATTTTACGGTcagtatatagatattatgaACGATCTTcaacaagaaaatattattataatttcagatgataataatatgGAGATGGAGAGTAATGCCAAGGAAAACGACGCTGGAAAAGCAAGCGCggagaataaaaaaactgtCGGTGATTTTATAGCAAATATAAACTCAACTGGTAACCAGAATGAGACGGTCGCTgtaaaaacagaaataaaacgaGACATCGATCAGGTCTTCGATGATACTTACGACGAAATAGAAGAGAAATTGAAGCAAATTTGCGACGGTCACCGCGaagaaaacaatatatctAATATGGAGGTGGAACTAGATTCAATCTCTAGGAATCGGAAAGGAACTTTAGAGAAACCAGTAATGCAAATGCCATTTCacaaaagtattaattataaatattcgtcGAGGAATGAACGTGGAGAGATGCTTACGGACAATAGAGATAATATCGAGATTATCTTTGGTAGTGAAAGCGGAGAAGACGTTGCACGTGTCCCTAGGTGTACATTTTACAACAGTGGAACTACGGACGTTGATAAGCTGGATCAACGTGCCACCAATGGCGCGTATATTGTTGATAACAAAGAGATCGATGAAACTTGTGGATACACGGAAGAAGCTTTCAGCAGAGAGAATGTATATGTTGCGTCAAACCTGAAGACCGCTGTGAAGTGTAAACGGAGAACACGAGAAAAAGTTATGAAATCTATAAAAAGGTCAGTTCAAAATGCATCTTTCCCGGATACAAATTCTATGAGTAACAGCGATACTTCGGACATCGTGGAAGTAGAAAATgaagtaagaaaaaaactgaatgTTGGATCAGAACGTGCGCGATACAATAAAGACAATGATATTATATCGGATACGACAAAATTCACAGTCAAGGTGACGGGTGATCGCGAAGATGTATTTGATATTATGCAagatttatttcaagatacaaaagATTTTACCATTGAAGAACATAAACAAGAAGATAATACTTATTTAcagcaaaaaaataatgcacCTGTTACATCTATTATAACAATAGACGATTATCCGATAGAAAGAACGTCTACGGACAAACGCAACAACGATATTTTTCCGCCAAGTATTGCGCCAAGAGACAATGATCAAGTATCATTCGTTTTGTCAACTTCAAAAAATGATGAATGTCTGACCACAAGGTTACTGCCACCGCATATGGACGAAGAGAAAGGTTTAGACATAAATAATGCCATTGACAGCGTTATCGAACACGCGACGACCAATGTATATACTAATAAATGTGAAGACAagaaattacaagaaaaagtGAAACTGCAAGAGACTGTTATCGGACAATTATCTAATCAACTCATTTTGCTTAAGGACTTGGAGAAAAAACtgcagaataaaaatttggtgCTTAAAGCAAGGACGAAGAAAGTAGAAAGAAAGATGAATGACGTGAACAAAAGTACGAATGGCACACCATCTTCAACGAGCAACAAACAAACGGACATGAGACAAAGGTTGATTTACGATTTATCGAACAGAATGAGTAATCTTGAAGagacgaataaaaatttaatgaaaactaTAACTATAGAATGTCAACAAAAAAGGCAGCTGGAGAGCCAAATCAAACAAAGAGACAAACGAATAAAAGAGCTCAACTGGAAATTGGAGAAGGCTTCGAAATATCTCGAGCGAGCGGAGAAAAATACCAACACATATAAGAGGAAGATGTTAAATATGCAAACTTTTATGAGAAGAAAGAAGCTCTTGGACGGGAATACGAGTAGATTTCACGAAATTATGATAGATAATATGAAGGAAGACTATTCCGAGAGAGTTATAACAATGGCgatagaaattaaagaaatctgCGGTACAAATGGATACAACAAGTTGTTAAATTACGGATTTCCACTTCCAGCATTGTCGGTTTTGCAAGCTCTCCCGAGTGACAGGATCTCCGATTCCAGTAAAACTAATAACAAAATTCGACAAGTGATctctttaaaacaaaatacgaACGAAGAACGCGATACTCAGCCTATGGAAAGCGACGTGGAAATTTATACCCAGTATCATCATGCGGAAAACGCAACACCGCTTTGCGGAGAAATCCTGATGGACAATACGGAAACTGTAACAGGCACGGTTCAAGATATTTTTGAGGAAAGTAATGACGACGTGGATGATTTCAGTACAAATGAattgaaagaacattttattttacaattgaaCGCAGTTATGTAA
- the LOC139808405 gene encoding uncharacterized protein isoform X2, giving the protein MPGCAAVGCNNRSEKGYIMKCFPRDPKLRKIWQDCVARADWEPSNNSFLCHVHFEPKEWSVTENGRIRLKKNAIPSIFTVTSTRKSAKKRFKLTTAKNENVCENDYMTESLENDTEHSSIGRLEEKDSDSQDVDNPIPSIPSFVYQQANHSPIKIENKQAFYDDNNMEMESNAKENDAGKASAENKKTVGDFIANINSTGNQNETVAVKTEIKRDIDQVFDDTYDEIEEKLKQICDGHREENNISNMEVELDSISRNRKGTLEKPVMQMPFHKSINYKYSSRNERGEMLTDNRDNIEIIFGSESGEDVARVPRCTFYNSGTTDVDKLDQRATNGAYIVDNKEIDETCGYTEEAFSRENVYVASNLKTAVKCKRRTREKVMKSIKRSVQNASFPDTNSMSNSDTSDIVEVENEVRKKLNVGSERARYNKDNDIISDTTKFTVKVTGDREDVFDIMQDLFQDTKDFTIEEHKQEDNTYLQQKNNAPVTSIITIDDYPIERTSTDKRNNDIFPPSIAPRDNDQVSFVLSTSKNDECLTTRLLPPHMDEEKGLDINNAIDSVIEHATTNVYTNKCEDKKLQEKVKLQETVIGQLSNQLILLKDLEKKLQNKNLVLKARTKKVERKMNDVNKSTNGTPSSTSNKQTDMRQRLIYDLSNRMSNLEETNKNLMKTITIECQQKRQLESQIKQRDKRIKELNWKLEKASKYLERAEKNTNTYKRKMLNMQTFMRRKKLLDGNTSRFHEIMIDNMKEDYSERVITMAIEIKEICGTNGYNKLLNYGFPLPALSVLQALPSDRISDSSKTNNKIRQVISLKQNTNEERDTQPMESDVEIYTQYHHAENATPLCGEILMDNTETVTGTVQDIFEESNDDVDDFSTNELKEHFILQLNAVM; this is encoded by the exons ATGCCAGGTTGTGCGGCTGTTGGTTGCAACAATCGCAGCGAAAAAGGATACATAATGAAATGTTTCCCTCGCGATCCAAAATTGAGAAAGATCTGGCAGGATTGCGTCGCAAGAGCCGATTGGGAACCATCTAACAATTCCTTTCTGTGTCACGTGCATTTTGAACCTAAGGAATGGTCTGTAACCGAAAATGGTAGAATCAGACTAAAGAAGAATGCCATCCCATCTATCTTCACTGTAACGTCAACTAGAAAATCTGCCAAAAAGCGTTTCAAGTTAACCACGGCCAAGAATGAAAACGTATGTGAAAACGATTATATGACAGAGTCTTTGGAAAATGATACTGAACATTCGTCGATTGGCCGCTTGGAAGAAAAGGATTCTGATTCGCAGGATGTCGATAATCCTATACCATCTATACCGTCGTTCGTATATCAACAAGCAAATCATTCTCcaataaagatagaaaataaacAAGCATTTTACG atgataataatatgGAGATGGAGAGTAATGCCAAGGAAAACGACGCTGGAAAAGCAAGCGCggagaataaaaaaactgtCGGTGATTTTATAGCAAATATAAACTCAACTGGTAACCAGAATGAGACGGTCGCTgtaaaaacagaaataaaacgaGACATCGATCAGGTCTTCGATGATACTTACGACGAAATAGAAGAGAAATTGAAGCAAATTTGCGACGGTCACCGCGaagaaaacaatatatctAATATGGAGGTGGAACTAGATTCAATCTCTAGGAATCGGAAAGGAACTTTAGAGAAACCAGTAATGCAAATGCCATTTCacaaaagtattaattataaatattcgtcGAGGAATGAACGTGGAGAGATGCTTACGGACAATAGAGATAATATCGAGATTATCTTTGGTAGTGAAAGCGGAGAAGACGTTGCACGTGTCCCTAGGTGTACATTTTACAACAGTGGAACTACGGACGTTGATAAGCTGGATCAACGTGCCACCAATGGCGCGTATATTGTTGATAACAAAGAGATCGATGAAACTTGTGGATACACGGAAGAAGCTTTCAGCAGAGAGAATGTATATGTTGCGTCAAACCTGAAGACCGCTGTGAAGTGTAAACGGAGAACACGAGAAAAAGTTATGAAATCTATAAAAAGGTCAGTTCAAAATGCATCTTTCCCGGATACAAATTCTATGAGTAACAGCGATACTTCGGACATCGTGGAAGTAGAAAATgaagtaagaaaaaaactgaatgTTGGATCAGAACGTGCGCGATACAATAAAGACAATGATATTATATCGGATACGACAAAATTCACAGTCAAGGTGACGGGTGATCGCGAAGATGTATTTGATATTATGCAagatttatttcaagatacaaaagATTTTACCATTGAAGAACATAAACAAGAAGATAATACTTATTTAcagcaaaaaaataatgcacCTGTTACATCTATTATAACAATAGACGATTATCCGATAGAAAGAACGTCTACGGACAAACGCAACAACGATATTTTTCCGCCAAGTATTGCGCCAAGAGACAATGATCAAGTATCATTCGTTTTGTCAACTTCAAAAAATGATGAATGTCTGACCACAAGGTTACTGCCACCGCATATGGACGAAGAGAAAGGTTTAGACATAAATAATGCCATTGACAGCGTTATCGAACACGCGACGACCAATGTATATACTAATAAATGTGAAGACAagaaattacaagaaaaagtGAAACTGCAAGAGACTGTTATCGGACAATTATCTAATCAACTCATTTTGCTTAAGGACTTGGAGAAAAAACtgcagaataaaaatttggtgCTTAAAGCAAGGACGAAGAAAGTAGAAAGAAAGATGAATGACGTGAACAAAAGTACGAATGGCACACCATCTTCAACGAGCAACAAACAAACGGACATGAGACAAAGGTTGATTTACGATTTATCGAACAGAATGAGTAATCTTGAAGagacgaataaaaatttaatgaaaactaTAACTATAGAATGTCAACAAAAAAGGCAGCTGGAGAGCCAAATCAAACAAAGAGACAAACGAATAAAAGAGCTCAACTGGAAATTGGAGAAGGCTTCGAAATATCTCGAGCGAGCGGAGAAAAATACCAACACATATAAGAGGAAGATGTTAAATATGCAAACTTTTATGAGAAGAAAGAAGCTCTTGGACGGGAATACGAGTAGATTTCACGAAATTATGATAGATAATATGAAGGAAGACTATTCCGAGAGAGTTATAACAATGGCgatagaaattaaagaaatctgCGGTACAAATGGATACAACAAGTTGTTAAATTACGGATTTCCACTTCCAGCATTGTCGGTTTTGCAAGCTCTCCCGAGTGACAGGATCTCCGATTCCAGTAAAACTAATAACAAAATTCGACAAGTGATctctttaaaacaaaatacgaACGAAGAACGCGATACTCAGCCTATGGAAAGCGACGTGGAAATTTATACCCAGTATCATCATGCGGAAAACGCAACACCGCTTTGCGGAGAAATCCTGATGGACAATACGGAAACTGTAACAGGCACGGTTCAAGATATTTTTGAGGAAAGTAATGACGACGTGGATGATTTCAGTACAAATGAattgaaagaacattttattttacaattgaaCGCAGTTATGTAA
- the Got1 gene encoding aspartate aminotransferase, cytoplasmic isoform X2: MNTRFTGIELGPPIEVFALQKAFVDDTYENKVNLTIGAYRTNEGKPWVLPVVRKVEKSLAADDLQNHEYLPVLGLEAFSEAATSMLLGATSPVIAQGRAFGIQSLSGTGALRVAAEFFSRILHYDTFYYSKPSWENHRLVFTNGGFKNAREYTYWDEKTHNIDLEGMLRDLRDAPKNAVIILHSCAHNPTGCDPTPEQWTKIADVIQEKQLFPLFDSAYQGFASGDLDKDAYAVRMFAERGIEFICTQSFAKNFGLYNERVGNIVFVLADTKEIVQIKSQLTLIIRGMYSNPPNHGARIVATVLRNPELFEEWKDHIRTMSSRIKQMRVGLHHRLLNVGTPGRWDHIIQQIGMFSYTGLTEKQVQHLRDHYHIYMLRSGRINMCGLNENNLDYVANAINETIKLFPEAQNDCTC, from the exons CTTATCGTACTAACGAAGGTAAACCATGGGTTCTACCAGTTGTAAGAAAGGTAGAAAAGTCACTTGCAGCCGATGATTTACAAAATCATGAATATTTGCCAGTTCTTGGGTTAGAAGCGTTTAGCGAAGCTGCTACGAGTATGTTATTAGGTGCAACGTCTCCTGTTATTGCCCAAGGGCGTGCCTTTGGTATTCAGTCGCTTTCCGGTACTGGAGCACTGCGTGTTGCTGCTGAATTTTTCAGTCGTATTCTACATTACGATACCTTTTATTATAGTAAACCTTCCTGGG AAAATCACAGACTGGTATTTACTAATGGAGGATTTAAAAATGCTCGCGAATATACATATTGGGATGAAAAGACTCATAACATCGATTTAGAAGGAATGCTCCGTGATTTACGAGATGCTCCAAAAAATGCTGTAATTATTCTACATTCGTGTGCACATAATCCCACTGGATGCGATCCAACTCCGGAGCAATGGACTAAAATAGCTGATGTCATACAGGAAAAACAACTTTTTCCACTATTCGACAGTGCATATCAG GGTTTTGCAAGTGGAGATTTAGACAAAGATGCATATGCTGTACGAATGTTTGCCGAACGGGGAATCGAATTCATCTGTACGCaaagttttgcaaaaaattttggattatACAACGAAAGAGTTGGTAACATCGTGTTTGTGTTGGCCGATACGAAGGAGATAGTTCAAATTAAATCACAATTAACGTTAATTATCCGAGGAATGTATAGCAATCCTCCTAATCACGGTGCTCGAATTGTTGCGACTGTACTGAGGAATCCAGAGCTCTTTGAGGAATG GAAAGATCATATTAGAACAATGTCTAGTAGAATTAAACAAATGAGAGTAGGCTTGCATCATAGACTGCTCAACGTAGGTACCCCAGGTCGTTGGGATCATATTATTCAGCAAATTGGAATGTTTTCATATACAGGACTCACTG AGAAACAAGTGCAGCATCTAAGAGATCATTATCACATTTATATGTTACGCAGTGGGCGTATCAATATGTGCGGActcaatgaaaataatttggatTATGTGGCAAACGCAATTAATGAAACGATAAAGCTGTTTCCAGAAGCACAGAACGACTGTACGTGTTAA